Proteins from one Podarcis raffonei isolate rPodRaf1 chromosome 1, rPodRaf1.pri, whole genome shotgun sequence genomic window:
- the PROSER1 gene encoding proline and serine-rich protein 1, which yields MDKKAFEMVLDEIRKAVLMEYKLKAIEYVHGYFSSEQIVELLRYFSWAEPQLKAMKALQHKMVAVSAAKVVNILNCFTFSKDKLIALELLASNIIDAQNYRLIEDLFRTSMSEKKRCRRILEQASKAGCKAPHAMISSCGMIPGNPYPKGKPSRINGIFPGSPVKKENEDYTNEGKGIAARILGPSKPAPATYNPHKPVPYPIPPCRPHATIAPSAYNNAGLVPLANVIAPGLPAPPPYASSHVGTENEELSNQTKSSQSQAFATQTNHLFTPHGSNPAATPAPTPSSVKAISHSSALALPTIPGISMSTPVLPAFSGQVISSVHPSQPSTPTPTVIKSHSLPGVPATSAHCATSAPLPSTFSGLASVLPATAAPQGLSTPCATPVPSEAFASASTPFASLPFSAASVTASANNPNSLSSAFAGLPLSLTPTPQGIASPLPSAIAGSPATSLPCPLNLPNPLLSVLKGFLSVNDSSIMNSAGLPSAVTAELASLSGLASQNSEAPSSSGNKCYTPTATSALQHPSTSGLSIFPGLPSQPGVNNSATPPTQSPLIAGPSSIMPISCVSSAAHAHCPSPANPEQQASSAPAATAIPALVKTEPTSPTISGFKGPPHSSGPSHSTSGLSALGHVYTSTSSLPGSSLNPALSSLSSLGSSLNSSPSIAPHGSSAPIAPVYNALPPFTSLASSFAFAGNPALTPTGSLLPIPPTTTSGIPAPHVSSATSALPTLIASAAAPAPPFPLNLCSAVPSLFSVPQVPLGSCSSSFPPFPVSNTPSVTPALPSFPGLQASSTVAAVAPLPAAATAPSPAPVLPGFASAFSSNFNSALVAQAGLTSGLQAPGNTVFPGLLSLPGIPGLAQSATQSSLQELQHSAAAQSALLQAHTASALENYASQPDGFTTYPPAPGTPGAPFSLQASLPQSGWQ from the exons ATGGATAAAAAAGCATTTGAGATGGTGCTTGATGAAATTAGAAAG GCTGTGTTGAtggaatacaaattgaaagctatTGAATATGTACATGGATACTTTTCTAGCGAACAG ATTGTTGAATTACTGAGGTACTTTTCTTGGGCTGAACCACAGTTGAAAGCAATGAAGGCATTGCAACAT aaAATGGTAGCTGTTTCTGCAGCAAAAGTGGTTAACATCCTGAACTGCTTCACTTTTAGCAAAGACAAGCTTATTGCACTAGAACTGTTGGCTTC CAATATTATTGATGCTCAGAATTACCGCCTTATTGAAGATCTCTTCAGAACTAGCATGTCTGAGAAGAAGAGATGCAGGAGAATTCTTGAACAG GCTTCCAAAGCAGGGTGCAAAGCACCTCACGCTATGATATCTTCCTGTGGCATGATTCCAGGAAACCCTTACCCAAAAGGAAAGCCCAGCCGCATAAATGGAATTTTCCCA GGGTCACCTGTCAAAAAGGAGAATGAAGACTACACTAATGAAGGCAAAGGAATAGCAGCTCGTATCCTTGGACCATCCAAACCA GCCCCAGCAACATACAATCCACACAAGCCTGTTCCTTATCCTATCCCTCCTTGTCGACCACATGCAACCATTGCACCAA GTGCTTACAACAATGCTGGTCTTGTTCCACTGGCCAATGTCATAGCTCCAGGCTTGCCAGCTCCGCCACCATATGCTTCTAGTCATGTAGGAACAG AAAATGAAGAGCTTTCCAATCAGACAAAATCTTCCCAAAGCCAAG CTTTTGCTACACAAACGAATCATCTCTTTACACCTCATGGTTCTAACCCTGCTGCTACTCCAGCCCCAACCCCATCATCTGTTAAGGCAATAAGCCACTCGTCGGCACTTGCATTGCCAACCATCCCAGGGATAAGCATGTCCACCCCTGTCCTCCCTGCCTTCTCTGGGCAGGTTATCTCTTCGGTCCACCCATCGCAGCCATCGACTCCCACCCCTACTGTCATCAAATCCCATTCGCTGCCTGGTGTTCCTGCCACATCTGCTCATTGTGCTACCTCTGCTCCCCTCCCTTCAACTTTTTCTGGGCTGGCTTCCGTGCTGCCTGCCACAGCAGCTCCGCAAGGGCTCTCCACGCCATGTGCCACTCCTGTCCCGAGCGAAGCTTTTGCATCTGCTTCTACACCATTTGCCAGCCTGCCCTTTTCCGCCGCATCTGTCACTGCCTCAGCTAATAACCCTAATTCATTGTCATCTGCTTTTGCTGGCCTTCCTTTGTCCTTGACACCCACTCCTCAAGGGATCGCTAGTCCCCTTCCGTCCGCCATCGCTGGTTCTCCTGCCACTAGCCTGCCGTGCCCACTTAACTTGCCCAACCCACTCCTGTCGGTCTTGAAGGGATTCCTGTCCGTAAACGATAGCTCAATAATGAATTCGGCTGGGCTGCCTTCGGCTGTGACGGCTGAGcttgcctctctgtctggccttgCTAGCCAGAATTCTGAAGCCCCCTCTTCGTCCGGTAACAAATGTTACACTCCAACTGCTACCTCTGCCCTCCAGCACCCTTCCACTTCAGGGCTGTCCATTTTCCCAGGGCTTCCATCTCAGCCTGGGGTTAACAATAGCGCAACGCCCCCAACGCAGTCCCCTTTAATCGCAGGGCCGTCCTCCATTATGCCCATCAGTTGTGTTTCCTCAGCTGCTCACGCCCATTGCCCAAGTCCTGCTAATCCCGAACAGCAGGCCTCATCCGCACCAGCTGCCACAGCGATTCCTGCGCTGGTCAAAACTGAGCCCACCAGCCCTACCATTTCAGGTTTCAAAGGCCCTCCCCATTCTTCCGGACCTTCTCATAGCACTTCAGGCTTGTCAGCTCTTGGCCATGTATATACCTCCACTAGTTCCTTGCCAGGCAGTTCCCTGAATCCAGCACTCTCTAGTCTCTCCTCCTTGGGCTCTTCTCTCAACAGCTCTCCTTCCATCGCCCCGCATGGCTCATCTGCTCCTATAGCCCCAGTATATAACGCACTTCCTCCATTCACTTCACTGGCCAGCAGTTTTGCTTTTGCCGGCAACCCAGCACTTACCCCAACGGGGTCTCTCTTACCCATTCCACCTACGACCACATCAGGCATTCCTGCTCCCCATGTGAGCTCTGCGACCAGTGCCCTCCCGACCCTCATTGCTTCAGCGGCTGCTCCAGCTCCCCCATTCCCCCTTAACTTGTGCAGCGCCGTCCCTTCGCTGTTTTCTGTTCCTCAAGTACCTCTAGGCTCATGCAGCTCATCCTTCCCTCCTTTCCCTGTCTCTAACACTCCCTCTGTcactcctgctctcccttctttccCTGGGCTCCAGGCATCTTCTACAGTAGCAGCAGTTGCACCACTGCCGGCAGCTGCCACAGCCCCATCTCCGGCTCCAGTGCTGCCAGGGTTTGCCTCGGCCTTTAGCTCAAACTTCAACTCTGCACTGGTTGCACAGGCCGG CCTGACTTCTGGGCTTCAGGCCCCTGGAAATACAGTTTTCCCTGGACTCCTCTCTCTTCCTGGTATCCCTGGACTTGCCCAGAGTGCTACACAGTCTTCCCTGCAGGAACTTCAGCACAGTGCAGCTGCACAGTCTGCATTACTGCAG gcacACACTGCGTCTGCTCTGGAGAACTATGCATCCCAACCAGATGGTTTTACTACATATCCCCCTGCACCAGGAACACCTGGAGCCCCCTTTTCCTTACAGGCAAGTCTTCCCCAGAGTGGATGGCAATAA